Proteins co-encoded in one Quercus robur chromosome 8, dhQueRobu3.1, whole genome shotgun sequence genomic window:
- the LOC126695429 gene encoding universal stress protein PHOS32-like isoform X1 — translation MTSLTVTHPHRKIAIAVDLSDESAYAVKWAVENYLRPSDHVILLHVRPTCVLYGADWGCSSIPPQNQNQNPDSALDTESQQRKLEDELDNFTTSKANSLAQPLVQAQIPFKIHIVKDHDMKERLCLEVERLGLSTVIMGSRGFGASSKRSTKARLGSVSDYCVHHCVCPVVVVRYPDDNNSSADVADKNIIIGDEVVELHPVPEAEEEDNDHDYHDAPDDHPKADV, via the exons ATGACGTCCCTAACGGTGACCCACCCACACCGCAAGATCGCGATCGCCGTCGACTTAAGCGACGAGAGTGCCTACGCCGTCAAATGGGCCGTCGAGAACTACCTCCGCCCAAGCGACCACGTCATCCTCCTCCACGTCCGCCCCACCTGCGTCCTCTACGGCGCCGACTGGGGCTGCTCCTCCATTCctccccaaaatcaaaatcagaatCCCGATTCTGCCCTCGACACCGAGTCCCAGCAGCGCAAGCTCGAGGACGAGTTGGACAATTTCACGACTTCTAAGGCCAACTCGCTGGCTCAGCCCTTGGTCCAGGCTCAAATCCCCTTCAAAATCCACATCGTGAAGGACCACGACATGAAGGAGCGGCTCTGCCTCGAGGTCGAGAGGCTCGGGCTCAGCACTGTTATCATGGGCAGCCGTGGCTTCGGCGCGTCCTCCAAACGCTCCACCAAGGCGCGTCTCGGCAGCGTCAGCGATTACTGTGTACATCACTGTGTCTGCCCTGTTGTTGTGGTCCGTTATCCCGATGACAATAACTCTTCCGCTGACGTGGCAGACAAGAACATCATTATTGGTGACGAGGTCGTTGAACTCCACCCTGTTCCTGAGGCTGAGGAGGAAGACAACGACCACGACTACCACGACGCCCCGGACGACCATCCCAAAG CAGATGTTTAA
- the LOC126695428 gene encoding uncharacterized protein LOC126695428 encodes MVKFSCFNSQIHSPKPKKAVQPSAESLYNTLEDCSQSQISKDSPIPSSLNPSSLKMQGDAQIGSTKHDINLSSADSDSKSKDMRSKFVIEGEIGVNQRGHRKSQSLESRFFQEGMVSNNATQDETYLGFSCEGSHNQKGLVVSGPSKDQGVSQSVQNQESPTLGSFQLISDVAINESIFSIGDPPHSEKEGHENSDTHLSGECAGDSGDHTPRTPPLIVKSCSLPNIGASMPTSVRCSPVRHLALRSSSSGNLHMLEMRQKEISVHESERPVMREQERDNDIDKAEKNHFDNSLDDGYDLYNYSNLAKDWIMPTMDEVNPVKNFQGKSSVHNLDEVPGKDYKIKRIQEWVNDLQLCSPLEETNESFQSEDQVNRDSNIPNSWTALKVDGKVTPGMEAAKKYISSLSAMANTAHLSNHGLVVIPFLSAFASLRVLNLSGNAIVRITAGALPRGLHVLNLSKNNIPTIEGLRELTRLRVLDLSYNRIFRIGHGLASCSSLKELYLAGNKISEVEGLHRLLKLNVLDLRFNKISTTKCLGQLAANYNSLQAISLEGNPAQKNVGDEQLKKYLQGLLPHLTYFNRLPIKASSLKDAADRSVRLGMGSHQFDRGLRSDHKAPRKVSHGLAAPRPSSSSTHGRKSQAVVSPKRSKGRHGLLPPMGNKATAHNRQHLDFSSKLLNFRSDLSIRRSRSEGTLGAL; translated from the exons ATGGTTAAGTTTTCATGTTTCAACTCTCAAATTCATAGCCCCAAACCAAAG AAAGCAGTTCAACCTTCTGCTGAGTCATTGTATAATACATTAGAAGATTGTTCTCAGAGTCAAATCTCAAAGGATTCGCCTATCCCTTCCAGCTTAAACCCTTCATCATTGAAGATGCAGGGAGATGCTCAGATTGGCAGCACCAAGCATGATATAAATTTGTCTTCTGCTGATAGTGATTCAAAGTCAAAGGACATGAGGAGCAAATTTGTTATTGAAGGCGAAATAGGAGTTAACCAGAGGGGCCATAGGAAAAGTCAGTCTCTAGAAAGTAGATTTTTCCAGGAGGGGATGGTGTCAAACAACGCAACCCAGGATGAGACTTATCTGGGTTTTTCTTGTGAGGGTTCCCATAACCAAAAAGGTCTAGTGGTATCAGGTCCGAGCAAAGATCAAGGAGTGAGCCAATCAGTCCAGAATCAAGAAAGTCCTACTTTGGGGTCCTTTCAATTAATTTCTGATGTTGCCATTAATGAATCAATTTTCTCAATCGGAGATCCACCACATTCGGAGAAGGAAGGCCATGAAAATTCTGATACCCATTTATCTGGTGAATGTGCTGGTGACTCTGGTGACCACACACCTCGTACCCCACCTTTGATTGTAAAATCATGTTCTTTGCCCAACATTGGGGCCTCTATGCCCACTTCTGTAAGATGTTCTCCTGTCAGACACTTAGCACTGCGGTCGAGTTCATCTGGCAATCTGCATATGTTAGAAATGAGGCAAAAAGAGATATCAGTTCATGAGTCTGAGAGGCCTGTGATGCGAGAACAAGAAAGAGACAATGACATTGATAAAGCTGAGAAAAATCATTTTGATAATTCACTTGATGATGGATATGATTTGTATAATTATTCTAATTTAGCAAAAGACTGGATAATGCCCACTATGGATGAGGTAAACCCTGTGAAAAACTTTCAAGGAAAATCCTCTGTTCACAATTTGGATGAAGTGCCAGGTAAGGATTATAAGATCAAGCGTATTCAGGAGTGGGTTAATGATCTTCAACTTTGCAGCCCGCTGGAAGAAACAAACGAATCATTCCAATCTGAGGACCAGGTAAATAGAGACTCCAATATCCCAAACAGTTGGACTGCTTTGAAGGTGGATGGTAAGGTCACTCCTGGCATGGAAGCTGCTAAAAAATATATCTCTTCTTTGAGTGCAATGGCCAACACAGCTCACTTGTCAAATCATGGATTGGTTGTGATCCCATTTCTTAGTGCATTTGCAAGCCTGAGGGTGCTCAATTTGTCAGGAAATGCTATAG TGAGGATAACTGCTGGGGCTCTTCCTCGAGGACTTCATGTGTTGAATCTTTCAAAAAACAATATTCCAACTATTGAAGGTTTGCGTGAACTTACACGGCTTCGTGTACTGGACCTAAGCTACAACCGGATTTTCAGAATTGGACATG gCCTAGCTTCTTGTTCCTCTCTGAAGGAGTTGTACTTGGCTGGAAATAAAATAAGCGAGGTAGAAGGTCTTCACCGACTATTAAAACTGAATGTGCTGGACCTGCGTTTCAACAAAATTTCAACAACCAAATGTCTTGGGCAACTTGCAGCTAATTACAATTCCTTGCAAGCCATCAGCTTGGAAGGAAACCCAGCCCAGAAGAATGTTGGAGATGAACAACTGAAGAAGTATCTCCAAGGCCTTCTTCCACATTTGACATACTTCAACCGGCTGCCTATCAAAGCCAGCAGTCTGAAGGATGCTGCAGATAGGTCAGTTCGGTTAGGCATGGGTTCTCATCAGTTTGATCGTGGCCTTAGATCAGATCACAAGGCTCCTCGTAAGGTTAGTCATGGTCTAGCTGCTCCCAGGCCCTCGTCTTCATCAACTCATGGTCGTAAAAGTCAAGCAGTGGTCTCACCAAAACGGTCCAAGGGCAGGCATGGGCTCCTGCCCCCTATGGGAAACAAAGCGACAGCACATAATCGGCAACATCTTGATTTCAGCAGCAAACTTCTGAACTTCAGGTCAGATCTTTCCATTCGCAGGAGTCGAAGTGAAGGAACTTTAGGAGCTCTCTGA
- the LOC126695429 gene encoding universal stress protein PHOS32-like isoform X2, translating into MTSLTVTHPHRKIAIAVDLSDESAYAVKWAVENYLRPSDHVILLHVRPTCVLYGADWGCSSIPPQNQNQNPDSALDTESQQRKLEDELDNFTTSKANSLAQPLVQAQIPFKIHIVKDHDMKERLCLEVERLGLSTVIMGSRGFGASSKRSTKARLGSVSDYCVHHCVCPVVVVRYPDDNNSSADVADKNIIIGDEVVELHPVPEAEEEDNDHDYHDAPDDHPKDV; encoded by the exons ATGACGTCCCTAACGGTGACCCACCCACACCGCAAGATCGCGATCGCCGTCGACTTAAGCGACGAGAGTGCCTACGCCGTCAAATGGGCCGTCGAGAACTACCTCCGCCCAAGCGACCACGTCATCCTCCTCCACGTCCGCCCCACCTGCGTCCTCTACGGCGCCGACTGGGGCTGCTCCTCCATTCctccccaaaatcaaaatcagaatCCCGATTCTGCCCTCGACACCGAGTCCCAGCAGCGCAAGCTCGAGGACGAGTTGGACAATTTCACGACTTCTAAGGCCAACTCGCTGGCTCAGCCCTTGGTCCAGGCTCAAATCCCCTTCAAAATCCACATCGTGAAGGACCACGACATGAAGGAGCGGCTCTGCCTCGAGGTCGAGAGGCTCGGGCTCAGCACTGTTATCATGGGCAGCCGTGGCTTCGGCGCGTCCTCCAAACGCTCCACCAAGGCGCGTCTCGGCAGCGTCAGCGATTACTGTGTACATCACTGTGTCTGCCCTGTTGTTGTGGTCCGTTATCCCGATGACAATAACTCTTCCGCTGACGTGGCAGACAAGAACATCATTATTGGTGACGAGGTCGTTGAACTCCACCCTGTTCCTGAGGCTGAGGAGGAAGACAACGACCACGACTACCACGACGCCCCGGACGACCATCCCAAAG ATGTTTAA